A window of the Streptobacillus canis genome harbors these coding sequences:
- the mglB gene encoding galactose/glucose ABC transporter substrate-binding protein MglB, translating to MKKLLTMMLVLLTFVLSCGSKTEEAPAADGAKKITLGVTYYKFDDNFLAGMRNDMNAIAKEKYPNIELVENDSQNSQAVLNDQIDTLISKGVDVLVINLVDPTAGQSVIDKAKAANVPIVLFNKDPGVEALNSYDKAWYVGNNPQESGVFQGQTIVKNWQADPAQDLNGDGVIQYAMLIGEPGHPDAVARTEFSVKTVEEAGIKTEKLFEDAAFWDTAQAKDKVDAWLSGPNGDKLEVIIANNDGMAFGALEATKAHNKKLPIYGVDAIPEALLLIEKGELSGTVLNDGKNQALAVLDLANNIAMGKEPTEGTEWKLVDKAVRVPYVGVDKDNYQEFKK from the coding sequence ATGAAAAAATTACTTACAATGATGTTAGTACTTTTAACTTTTGTACTTTCTTGTGGTAGTAAAACAGAAGAAGCTCCTGCAGCTGACGGAGCTAAAAAAATTACATTAGGAGTTACTTATTACAAATTCGATGACAACTTCTTAGCTGGTATGAGAAATGACATGAATGCTATTGCTAAAGAAAAATATCCTAACATTGAATTAGTAGAAAATGACTCTCAAAACTCTCAAGCAGTATTAAACGACCAAATCGACACTTTAATTTCTAAAGGTGTAGACGTATTAGTTATCAACTTAGTTGATCCAACTGCTGGACAATCTGTTATAGACAAAGCTAAAGCAGCTAATGTACCTATAGTATTATTCAATAAAGATCCAGGTGTTGAAGCATTAAATTCTTATGACAAAGCTTGGTATGTTGGAAACAACCCTCAAGAATCAGGAGTATTCCAAGGACAAACTATAGTTAAAAACTGGCAAGCAGACCCTGCACAAGATTTAAATGGTGACGGTGTTATCCAATACGCTATGTTAATTGGAGAACCAGGACATCCAGATGCAGTTGCAAGAACTGAATTCTCAGTTAAAACTGTTGAAGAAGCTGGAATCAAAACTGAAAAATTATTCGAAGATGCTGCATTCTGGGATACAGCACAAGCTAAAGATAAAGTTGATGCATGGTTATCAGGACCTAACGGAGATAAATTAGAAGTAATCATAGCTAACAACGACGGTATGGCATTCGGTGCGTTAGAAGCAACTAAAGCTCACAACAAAAAATTACCTATTTATGGTGTTGACGCAATACCTGAAGCATTATTATTAATCGAAAAAGGTGAATTATCAGGAACAGTATTAAATGATGGTAAAAACCAAGCTTTAGCAGTATTAGACTTAGCTAATAACATTGCTATGGGTAAAGAACCTACAGAAGGAACTGAATGGAAATTAGTGGACAAAGCAGTTAGAGTACCTTATGTTGGTGTAGATAAAGACAACTATCAAGAATTCAAAAAATAA
- a CDS encoding ROK family transcriptional regulator yields MKRLNDTEYEVLELISKNRCITRMDLSLQLNVSPAAISKTMKKLMDENLVLEDNTLSSKGGRPRKILKINPEYKKVIGINFGSGFIDISVSKIDGTIIETRRKKFQFKASEKLKILLTDELGALLDKYGKNDILGIGLAINGVVNTLDGSSIFSPHLKWNNLKLRDYLENRFEVPVIVDNDVRSMLKAEIYRVKKLQNVMYVYIKDGIGSSIMINGQIFEGVHFCAGEIGHFIVNPTSNSKCKCGKFGCLEAEYSANMIRNKVFWEFEKQGIDVENIYLSYKELFEKAALGEEPYNSIVKEASTEIGKTIGNILNVLDIGNIIVAGDIIHAKQVFFKNFEKGIDSMITPDFGGVVNIYPTEFGDDVEKYGSVYLIIMNLFSGQKIFTF; encoded by the coding sequence ATGAAAAGACTAAATGATACAGAATATGAAGTTTTAGAATTAATTTCTAAAAATCGTTGTATAACAAGAATGGATTTATCCCTTCAATTAAACGTATCACCTGCAGCTATTTCAAAAACCATGAAAAAACTTATGGATGAGAATTTAGTTTTAGAAGATAATACATTATCGTCTAAAGGTGGTAGACCAAGAAAAATTTTAAAAATTAATCCAGAATACAAAAAAGTAATAGGAATAAATTTTGGTTCAGGATTTATTGATATTTCAGTAAGTAAAATTGATGGAACTATCATAGAAACAAGAAGAAAAAAATTCCAATTTAAAGCATCTGAAAAGTTAAAGATATTACTTACAGATGAATTAGGTGCATTACTTGATAAATATGGTAAGAATGATATTTTAGGAATAGGACTTGCAATAAATGGAGTAGTTAATACTTTAGATGGGTCTTCAATCTTTTCGCCACATTTAAAATGGAATAATCTTAAATTAAGAGATTATTTGGAAAATAGATTTGAAGTACCAGTAATAGTAGATAATGATGTAAGATCTATGTTAAAAGCTGAAATATATAGAGTGAAAAAACTACAAAATGTTATGTATGTATACATTAAGGATGGTATAGGATCATCAATAATGATAAATGGACAAATATTTGAAGGAGTACATTTCTGTGCGGGAGAAATAGGACATTTTATAGTAAATCCAACTTCAAATAGTAAATGTAAATGCGGAAAATTTGGTTGTCTTGAAGCTGAATATTCAGCGAATATGATAAGAAATAAGGTTTTTTGGGAATTTGAAAAACAAGGTATAGATGTTGAGAATATATACTTATCATATAAAGAATTATTTGAAAAAGCGGCATTAGGTGAAGAACCATATAACTCTATAGTAAAAGAAGCAAGTACTGAAATTGGAAAGACTATAGGGAATATTTTAAATGTTTTAGATATTGGAAATATAATTGTTGCTGGAGATATCATACATGCTAAACAAGTTTTCTTTAAAAACTTTGAAAAAGGAATAGACAGTATGATAACACCTGATTTTGGAGGAGTAGTAAATATATACCCAACTGAGTTTGGAGATGATGTTGAAAAATACGGTTCTGTATATTTAATAATTATGAATCTATTCTCAGGACAAAAAATATTCACATTTTAG
- the udk gene encoding uridine kinase yields the protein MQKPIIIGIAGGTGSGKTSVANAILEDLMKNGDDVVLLEQDSYYKKNDHLSFSERVKLNYDHPNSIDFDLLEEHIKMLGRNESIDKPIYNFAEHNRTKEIERIDSKSIIIVEGILILAIEKIRNLLDMKIFVDTDDDIRLLRRMERDIQERGRSFDNVKEQYISTVKPMHLEFVEPSKRYADVIIPRGKDNEVGIKMVSSRLKYLIRRSATKESQE from the coding sequence ATGCAAAAACCAATAATCATAGGGATAGCTGGTGGAACAGGAAGTGGTAAAACATCAGTTGCAAATGCAATATTAGAAGATTTAATGAAAAATGGTGATGATGTTGTATTACTTGAGCAAGATTCATACTACAAAAAAAATGATCATTTATCTTTTTCAGAAAGAGTTAAATTAAATTATGATCATCCTAATTCTATTGATTTTGATTTATTAGAAGAACATATCAAAATGCTAGGTAGAAATGAAAGTATAGATAAACCAATTTATAACTTTGCAGAACATAATAGAACAAAAGAAATTGAAAGAATTGATTCTAAGTCTATTATTATAGTTGAAGGTATTTTAATACTTGCAATTGAAAAAATTAGAAATCTTTTAGATATGAAGATATTTGTTGATACAGATGATGATATCAGATTATTAAGAAGAATGGAAAGAGATATTCAAGAAAGAGGAAGAAGTTTTGATAACGTTAAAGAACAATATATTAGTACAGTAAAACCAATGCATCTTGAATTTGTTGAACCTTCTAAAAGATATGCTGATGTAATAATTCCTCGTGGTAAAGACAATGAAGTAGGTATAAAAATGGTATCTAGTAGATTAAAATATTTAATAAGACGTAGTGCTACTAAAGAATCTCAAGAATAG
- a CDS encoding PTS sugar transporter subunit IIA: MNKMRIVDFLTKDRIVFGLKSEKKDDIIKEMAELFVKSGDIIKEGMFDVFIEDLIERENLTSTGMQDGIAIPHAKSPAVNKLALALAIVPEGRDFDSFDEEPSRLFFMIAAPEETKKEHLDLLQKISRFSYEEEILEKIISTKDTTEVIKLLGIR, encoded by the coding sequence ATGAATAAAATGAGAATAGTTGATTTTTTAACTAAAGATAGAATAGTATTTGGACTAAAATCTGAGAAAAAAGATGATATAATTAAAGAGATGGCTGAATTATTTGTTAAGTCTGGTGATATTATTAAAGAAGGTATGTTTGATGTATTTATTGAAGATTTAATTGAAAGAGAAAATTTAACTTCAACTGGTATGCAAGATGGTATAGCTATACCGCATGCAAAATCACCTGCAGTAAATAAATTAGCATTAGCTTTAGCGATAGTTCCTGAAGGAAGAGATTTTGATTCTTTCGATGAAGAACCATCTAGATTATTTTTTATGATAGCTGCTCCAGAAGAAACAAAAAAAGAGCACTTAGATCTATTACAAAAAATATCAAGATTTTCATATGAAGAAGAAATTTTAGAAAAAATAATATCAACTAAAGATACTACAGAAGTAATTAAATTATTAGGTATAAGATAA
- the miaA gene encoding tRNA (adenosine(37)-N6)-dimethylallyltransferase MiaA, with protein sequence MNLHMCNKAIVIAGPTGVGKTSLSIKLAKKLNAEIISADSMQIYREMNIGTAKITEDEMEGVKHHMLDVVNPDEEYSVGEYEKAVNKILNDNPKFYLLVGGTGLYLRAVTDGFSELPEKEDKLREELEAKSIEELLEILKELDVETYNQIDKDNKMRLVRAVEVCKLTGKKFSEIINVNIKGNEYKFLKVFLTRDREELYNIIDKRIDIMMDNGLLEEAKKIYKKYPNSKAIGYKELFMYFSGEMNLEDAISLLKQKSRNYAKRQITWFKKDKNYLEYNLSKLSVDEVLLDILNKIEEV encoded by the coding sequence ATGAATTTACATATGTGCAATAAAGCTATAGTTATAGCAGGGCCTACAGGGGTAGGAAAGACTTCACTTTCAATAAAGCTTGCCAAGAAATTAAACGCAGAAATTATTTCAGCAGATTCTATGCAAATATATAGAGAGATGAATATAGGGACTGCAAAGATTACAGAAGATGAAATGGAAGGAGTTAAACATCATATGTTAGATGTTGTTAATCCTGATGAAGAATATTCTGTAGGCGAGTATGAAAAAGCTGTAAATAAAATATTAAATGATAATCCTAAATTTTATCTCTTAGTAGGAGGCACAGGACTTTATTTAAGAGCTGTAACTGATGGTTTTTCAGAACTTCCAGAAAAAGAAGATAAATTAAGGGAAGAATTAGAAGCTAAAAGTATTGAAGAATTATTAGAAATATTAAAAGAGCTTGATGTAGAGACATATAATCAAATAGATAAAGATAATAAGATGCGTCTTGTTAGAGCTGTTGAAGTATGTAAACTAACAGGTAAAAAATTTAGTGAAATTATAAATGTAAATATTAAGGGAAATGAGTATAAGTTTTTGAAAGTATTCTTAACTAGAGATAGAGAAGAGTTATACAACATTATTGATAAAAGAATTGATATAATGATGGATAATGGATTACTTGAAGAAGCAAAAAAAATATATAAGAAATATCCTAATAGTAAAGCTATAGGTTATAAGGAATTATTTATGTATTTTTCTGGTGAAATGAATCTAGAAGATGCAATATCTCTTCTTAAACAAAAAAGTAGAAATTATGCTAAAAGACAAATTACTTGGTTTAAGAAGGATAAAAATTATTTAGAGTATAACTTAAGTAAACTTAGTGTTGATGAAGTTTTATTGGATATATTAAATAAGATAGAAGAGGTATGA